A single window of Modestobacter italicus DNA harbors:
- the carA gene encoding glutamine-hydrolyzing carbamoyl-phosphate synthase small subunit — protein sequence MSDAILVLEDGRTFRGEAYGATGTTVGEAVFSTGMTGYQETLTDPSYAGQIVAMTAPHIGNTGVNGEDDESRRMWVAGFVVRDPARRPANWRATGSLDDELVAQGVVGISGIDTRALTRHLRDRGAMRAGISTELGAEELLARVTDSPSMSGADLAPGVSAAEPYVVPAVGEKRFTIAALDLGIKTATPRALAELGVETHVLPATATAEQLLEAGIDGVFVSNGPGDPAAADYAVEAVRGVLAARRPLFGICFGNQILGRALGLGTYKLRFGHRGLNQPVLDRVSGTVRVTSHNHGFAVDAPLDAAVDTPFGPVEVSHVGLNDQVVEGLRLTEAPAFSVQFHPEAAAGPHDANPLFGRFVDLMAAERGDAVSPPLTVQHTTGEKEA from the coding sequence GGCAGGACGTTCCGCGGCGAGGCGTACGGCGCGACCGGCACGACGGTGGGCGAGGCGGTGTTCTCCACCGGGATGACCGGCTACCAGGAGACGCTCACCGACCCCAGCTACGCCGGCCAGATCGTCGCGATGACCGCACCGCACATCGGCAACACCGGCGTGAACGGCGAGGACGACGAGAGCCGCCGGATGTGGGTCGCCGGCTTCGTCGTCCGCGACCCCGCCCGCCGTCCGGCCAACTGGCGGGCCACCGGCAGCCTGGACGACGAGCTGGTCGCCCAGGGCGTGGTCGGCATCAGCGGCATCGACACCCGGGCGCTCACCCGGCACCTGCGCGACCGCGGCGCCATGCGGGCGGGCATCAGCACCGAGCTGGGCGCCGAGGAGCTGCTCGCGCGGGTGACCGACAGCCCCAGCATGAGCGGCGCGGACCTCGCGCCGGGCGTCAGCGCCGCCGAGCCCTACGTCGTCCCCGCGGTGGGGGAGAAGCGGTTCACCATCGCCGCGCTGGACCTCGGCATCAAGACCGCCACCCCGCGCGCGCTGGCCGAGCTGGGCGTGGAGACCCACGTGCTCCCGGCCACCGCGACCGCCGAGCAGCTGCTCGAGGCGGGCATCGACGGCGTCTTCGTCTCCAACGGCCCCGGCGACCCGGCCGCCGCCGACTACGCGGTCGAGGCGGTCCGCGGCGTGCTGGCCGCCCGCCGGCCGCTGTTCGGCATCTGCTTCGGCAACCAGATCCTCGGCCGCGCGCTCGGGCTGGGCACCTACAAGCTGCGCTTCGGCCACCGCGGCCTCAACCAGCCGGTGCTCGACCGGGTCAGCGGCACCGTCCGGGTCACCAGCCACAACCACGGCTTCGCCGTCGACGCCCCGCTCGACGCCGCCGTCGACACCCCGTTCGGCCCGGTCGAGGTGAGCCACGTGGGCCTCAACGACCAGGTCGTCGAGGGCCTGCGGCTGACCGAGGCCCCAGCGTTCAGCGTGCAGTTCCACCCCGAGGCCGCCGCCGGCCCGCACGACGCGAACCCGCTCTTCGGCCGGTTCGTCGACCTGATGGCCGCCGAGCGCGGCGACGCGGTGTCCCCACCGCTGACGGTCCAGCACACCACCGGTGAGAAGGAGGCCTGA